Genomic segment of Pacificitalea manganoxidans:
GATCCGCGCACCGCTGTCCCGCGCCATGCAGGCATATTCCGCCATCAGTTCCGGCGTGCCGTTATAATGGATGTGGCCGTCGACATATTTCGGGATGCCCGCGTTGCCCTTGGCCACCACCGGCAGATCCGGTGCCTGCGCGGAGAAGCCCAGCACGGTGCGCAGCAGGTCGGACGCGCCGACGCCGCAATTGGCGCCGAAGGCCACCGGCTTATGATCGAGCTTATCGACCATCGCCACCATATCCGAGGAGGTCAGCCCCATCATCGTGCGCCCGGCAGTGTCGAAGCTCATCGTCCCGGCCCAAGGCATGCCTGCCAGTTTCGCGGCTTCGGCGGCGGCAGCGTATTCCTCGGGCGCGCTGATCGTTTCGACCCAAAGCACGTCTGCGCCGCCTTCTTTCAGACCTTCGGCCTGTTCGTGGAACATCTCGACAGCGCTGGCATGGGTGAGCGGACCCATCGGGGCCATGATCTCGCCCGTCGGACCCATCGAGCCCGCGACGATGACGGTGCGGTCCTGCTTATCCGCGATCTCGCGCCCGATAGCGGCGCCAAGGCGGTTCAACTCGCGAACGCGGTCCTGCGCATCGTGCAGCTTCAGCCGTGCGGCGGTGCCACCGAAGGTGTTGGTCAGGAAGATGTCAGAACCTGCGTCGATCGCGCCTTTGTAAAGCGCGGTGATGCGGTCGGGGTGATCGACGTTCCACAATTCGGGCGCGTCGCCCGATTGCAGACCCATATTGAACAGGGTGGTCCCGGTGGCCCCGTCGGTCAGCAGCCAGTCGCGGGTTTCGAGCAGGCGGGTCAGGGCATCGGTCATGGGGCGCCTTTCTGGTCGGTCACGGTCGGCCGGTTCAGCGGCGCGCCGGCCGACGGACACGAGAACTCCCGCGTGCCGCGCACGGGGGAGGGTTGCAAAATGATCCCGCCCCTCTGCCACGGACGCTCGCCCGAGGCAAATTCATATTGGTCATAACGATCATGAGCCGGAGCGCGGCAAGCTGTCCTGCCGCGCTCCGATTTACCTCGCGGTGATGCGGGCTCAGTTCTCTTCGAGAAGCTGTGCCTTGGCGCGGGCCATCAACTCGACCATCTTGCTGCGCAGGGTGGTTTCGTCGGTTTTGTCACCCAGATCGGCCTTGACCTTGCGGTAGACATCTTCGTCGCCGGCTTCTTCGAAATCGGCGCGGATCACGTCGCGGGCATAGGCGGTGGCGTCATCGCCGCTTTTGCCCAGCAGATCGGCGGCCCACAGACCCAGCAGCTTGTTGCGGCGGGCCTCGGCCTTGAACTGCATCTCGGCGTCATGGGCGAACTTGTTCTCGAACGCCTTCTCGCGGTCGTCGAATGTGGACATGGCGGAAACTCCTCAGTGTTTGGCCCATCTTTACGGGAGCGCGGCGCCATTGCCTAGAGCCTGCGGTCAGCTGAGCGGAGCGCCATCGTTTCGCGCCTCGAACAGCGCCGCCAGTCGGGCAGCGGCAGCGATGCGTTGCTCCGCCGGGCGGTCGCCATGACGGATAAGCTCGGCCGCGCGGGTCAGGGCGCCGTCGATGTCGCCGGAATTCAACTGCCCGGTCAGTTGATCGAGCCACGGCACCTGTTCTTCCTCCGGCAGACCGGCCTCGACCGCCGCGACAAGGATTGCGGTCACTTCATCCTCCCAGCTTTCAGAAGAGGCGGGCAGAGCCGGATCGGCAGCGGGGGTTTGGGGCGCATCCAACGGCGTGACGGCAAAGGTCGACGTATCATCAGGGACGGGTGCGACGGCAGGCGCAGGGTCCGAAGGGCGGCGCAGAGGCCCTTGCCCCGCGCGGGCCAGCACCGCGTCCAGCGGCAGACCGCCCGGCATATCCGCCAAAACCAGCATGTCACGGCGCAGCGCGACATCGTAGAACATGTCCTCCGGTGCCAGCCCCATCGCCGTCAGGATCGAGGCAAGTCGCCCGGCATTCATCAAGGTCATCGGCGCGGCGCCGGGGGGCGGCAGGCTTTCGGCCTCGAACGGGTGCGGCATGCCGGTGTCGTGGCCTTGCCACGGGGCCTCGACGCTGACGCCTTCGGGGCTGCGGGCGCGCACGTCGCGGGTGGCCCGGCCCCCTGTCAGCACACGAAAGCGGAAATCCGCGCCCGGATGGGTTTGTCCGCTATAGCGAAAGCAGAACAGCTCCGCCGGGCCAAGCGCGGCGCTCAGCTTTGCCCATGCATCATGGGGGTCACCGGGGGGCAGCCGCCGCTCGATCAACGTATATGCGCCGGGGCCAAGCGGGCCGGACAGACGGACCGGTCCCAGCCCGTGCGCGCCCTCTGCGGGCGGAACCAGCGACAGGCGGGCCATCGGGCCATCGGGGATCATCTCATCGGGATGAACGGCGAGCGTCTCTTGCACGGGGTCCGGCACAGGCGCGCGCGCCCCGCGCAGCCGCGTCCAAAGCCGGGACAGCCCGCCAGGCGCCGCATCGGACCCCGACGCGTCCGCCACAGGGGCAAGGCTCGCCGCGAATGCCTGCGCGACCTGCCGCGCGGGGGCGGGTGTCAGCGCGAAATCAAGCAGAGCAAAGCTGTCTCCGTCGGCCTCATCAGGCCCGTCGTGATGCGGATCGTCCATATCAACCATGCCATGCCCCTCCTGCATCGAGCACCATCTGGTGCAGCGCGACATCCTCCTCCAGCGCCTCTGCCAGCCGGGTTTCGACCCCAGCTGGCAGATCCAGCGGACGCGGGGGGGAAACATTGCGCGCGGGCAGGGCGATCTCCTGCCCTAGTTGGGTTTCGAGGAAGCTGATCGCCTGATCGAAGCGCTCATAGGCAAAAAGATGATCGACGCCGATCGGCTGGCCGCCCGCGCGCAGGAATTTCGACTGTCGCCCCACCCGCGCCGGGGCGGGCTGATCCTCGGACAGATAGGCGGTCACGAAATCGGCAAAGCTCATGCCCTTTGTGCTGTTGGCTTTCCCGTCGAGCGCCGGGCGCGCGCGGTAGCGATACCAGCTGCCCAGCCAGTCGCGGGGTTCGCGGATCAGCGCCATTGTCTGCAATGGCGGGCGCCCGTCATCGGCGAAGAGCGGCGCGATTTTCTGTTGAAAGCCGCGCACGCGCAGGTGTTTGAGCCCTGGCGGATGGCGGATCACCATATCCGCCCGGGGGCCGAGCGCGGATTCGAGCGCCTGCGTCCCGGTCTTTGGCACCGCCAGCACCGCCAGCCGCGCCTGCCAGAAGATCATCATGCCTGCCTGCCTCTCTGCCGGTCGGAGCGCGACCTTGCCTGCCTTGCAGCGGCGAAGCGGCACCCCCGGTCTTCCGTATACCGAATATTAACCGTGCCGGGACAATGCTCAACAGCGCGCGCGCTTGGGGCGCATCTCGGCCAGCGGCGGTCTGTGCAGACGGGTTCGGGGCGCTTTGCGGGATCTGTGCATTAATCTACTTGATTTGTTCTCACTTTGTCCTCATATGCTGTGAACAAGAGGCGAACAAAAGCAGTCATTGTCGCGACAAGCGGCGTGTGAAATAAGGATGCGGAAATGGCAACGGCGAACCTTCTGGATATGGTAGACAAGCGTAG
This window contains:
- the bmt gene encoding betaine--homocysteine S-methyltransferase is translated as MTDALTRLLETRDWLLTDGATGTTLFNMGLQSGDAPELWNVDHPDRITALYKGAIDAGSDIFLTNTFGGTAARLKLHDAQDRVRELNRLGAAIGREIADKQDRTVIVAGSMGPTGEIMAPMGPLTHASAVEMFHEQAEGLKEGGADVLWVETISAPEEYAAAAEAAKLAGMPWAGTMSFDTAGRTMMGLTSSDMVAMVDKLDHKPVAFGANCGVGASDLLRTVLGFSAQAPDLPVVAKGNAGIPKYVDGHIHYNGTPELMAEYACMARDSGARIIGGCCGTTPEHLSAMRAALEAHTPGARPTLEHIADRLGGFSSPSDGTEPGAGGEAPARRRRRRG
- a CDS encoding DUF1476 domain-containing protein; the protein is MSTFDDREKAFENKFAHDAEMQFKAEARRNKLLGLWAADLLGKSGDDATAYARDVIRADFEEAGDEDVYRKVKADLGDKTDETTLRSKMVELMARAKAQLLEEN
- a CDS encoding gamma-glutamyl kinase → MMIFWQARLAVLAVPKTGTQALESALGPRADMVIRHPPGLKHLRVRGFQQKIAPLFADDGRPPLQTMALIREPRDWLGSWYRYRARPALDGKANSTKGMSFADFVTAYLSEDQPAPARVGRQSKFLRAGGQPIGVDHLFAYERFDQAISFLETQLGQEIALPARNVSPPRPLDLPAGVETRLAEALEEDVALHQMVLDAGGAWHG